Proteins encoded by one window of Mastacembelus armatus chromosome 23, fMasArm1.2, whole genome shotgun sequence:
- the pah gene encoding phenylalanine-4-hydroxylase, whose translation MDAAYKRINGNHSPEAETDNQSTRRRRGSMYLEEETDKKSEVISCIFSLKEEVGALARALRLFEEKGINLTHIESRPSQMNKSQYEFYISVEPTCSQALDEVINSLRTQISGHVHELSRNKQKDTVPWFPNDIQDLDRFANQILSYGSELDADHPGFTDPVYRARRKEFADIAYNYRHGQIIPRVEYTEEEKATWGTVFKELKGLYPTHACREHNRVFPLLEKYCGYRQDNIPQLEDVSRFLQSCTGFRLRPVAGLLSSRDFLAGLAFRVFHSTQYIRHGSKPTYTPEPDICHELLGHVPLFADPSFAQFSQEIGLASLGAPDEYIEKLATVYWFTVEFGLCKQGSEIKAFGAGLLSSFGELQYCLTDKPKLQPFDPDKTSIQKYPITEYQPVYFVAESFEDAKEKVRKFAATIPKPFAVRYNPYTQSIEVLETTQQLRNLADSINSEMGKLCEALQKLK comes from the exons ATGGACGCTGCGTACAAGAGGATCAATGGAAACCACAGCCCAGAGGCAGAGACGGACAACCAAAGCACAAGG AGGAGAAGAGGCTCCATGTACTTGGAGGAGGAGACCGATAAGAAGTCAGAAGTGATCTCCTGTATCTTCTCCCTGAAAGAGGAGGTTGGAGCTTTAGCTCGCGCCCTGCGACTCTTTGAG gagaAGGGCATCAACCTGACGCACATTGAATCCCGTCCAtcacaaatgaacaaaagcCAGTACGAGTTCTACATCAGTGTGGAACCCACCTGCTCACAGGCCCTGGATGAAGTCATCAACAGCCTGCGTACACAGATCAGCGGCCATGTGCATGAGCTATCACGCAACAAACAGAAGGACACAG TGCCATGGTTCCCTAATGACATCCAGGACTTGGACCGTTTTGCCAACCAGATCCTCAGTTACGGCTCGGAGCTGGATGCGGATCACCCG ggctTCACAGATCCAGTGTACAGAGCCCGCAGGAAGGAGTTTGCTGACATCGCCTACAACTACAGACA TGGCCAAATCATCCCCAGGGTGGAGtacacagaggaggaaaaggccACATGGGGCACAGTCTTCAAGGAACTGAAAGGTCTGTACCCAACCCACGCCTGCCGTGAACACAACCGGGTCTTCCCCCTGCTGGAGAAATACTGCGGCTACAGGCAGGACAACATCCCACAGCTGGAAGACGTCTCACGCTTCCTGCAGT CGTGCACAGGTTTCCGACTTCGTCCGGTGGCTGGTCTGCTCTCATCCCGGGACTTCTTGGCTGGACTGGCCTTTCGTGTTTTCCATTCCACGCAGTACATCCGTCATGGGTCCAAGCCCACGTACACACCTGAGCC AGATATTTGCCATGAGCTTCTGGGACATGTTCCTCTGTTTGCTGACCCTAGTTTTGCCCAGTTCTCACAG GAAATTGGACTTGCCTCCCTTGGTGCCCCTGATGAGTACATTGAGAAACTTGCTACT GTGTACTGGTTCACTGTGGAGTTTGGTCTGTGCAAGCAGGGCTCAGAGATCAAAGCTTTTGGAGCTGGCTTGCTTTCATCATTTGGAGAGCTGCAG TACTGTTTGACAGACAAGCCCAAACTCCAGCCATTCGACCCCGACAAGACCAGCATCCAGAAATACCCGATCACAGAGTACCAGCCAGTTTACTTTGTGGCTGAGAGCTTTGAGGACGCCAAGGAGAAAGTCAG GAAATTTGCAGCCACGATCCCAAAGCCTTTCGCAGTGCGCTACAACCCGTACACCCAGAGTATCGAGGTGCTGGAGACCACCCAGCAGCTCAGGAACCTGGCTGACAGCATTAATA gtgaaaTGGGGAAACTGTGTGAAGCCCTGCAGAAACTCAAGTGA
- the th2 gene encoding tyrosine hydroxylase 2 → MTPTGPKKANANVAVVAQLISINPSDVFKPVCAPMPEHLQSAPAALKPPAETAQMKTESAVQTPQFSGRKQSLIEDARRERSGGSAGSPGPSRYGEGSVFEEKDGRATLNVLFTLSSEKNAGFFKTGKIFETFEAKLLHIESRPGRKSKNSTTDLEFFMKCEVHSSDLDVFINALKRVADDVRSVPEEKVPWFPRQIKDLDSCNMLITKYDPDMDQDHPGYSDLEYRKRRAFIAELAFRYKQGDPLPTVEYTAEEVSTWREVYQRLWSIYPNLACRQFLDGLEQLEKECGYGEDHIPQLGQVSAFLKEKTGFQLRPVAGLLSARDFLASLAFRVFQCTQYIRHSSAPMHSPEPDCCHELLGHIPMLTDKEFAQFSQEIGLASLGASDDDIEKLSTLYWFTVEFGLCKQNGSVKAYGAGLLSSYGELVYALSNKPEYKPFNPEETAVQPYQDQTYQPVYFVSESFEDAKTKLRRYSATIKRPFAVHYDPFTCSVDVLDQPSKIQNALSQMREDLKTVHSALEKLSLS, encoded by the exons ATGACGCCAACAGGCCCAAAGAAGGCAAACGCAAATGTTGCTGTAGTTGCGCAACTCATCTCCATAAATCCTTCAGACGTATTTAAACCTGTCTGTGCACCGATGCCAGAACACCTGCAGTCGGCTCCGGCAGCACTGAAGCCTCCAGCAGAAACCGCACAGATGAAGACGGAGAGCGCGGTGCAGACGCCGCAGTTCAGCGGGAGGAAGCAGAGTCTGATCGAGGATGCTCGCAGGGAGCGCAGCGGCGGCTCCGCGGGCTCCCCGGGGCCCTCCAGGTACGGAGAGGGCTCCGTGTTCGAGGAGAAGGACGGCAGGGCCACTCTGAACGTCCTCTTCACTCTGAGCAGCGAGAAAAACGCCGGGTTCTTCAAAACAGGCAAAATATTTGAG ACATTTGAAGCCAAACTTCTCCACATTGAAAGCCGACCAGGGAGGAAGTCGAAAAACAGCACGACAGACCTGGAGTTCTTCATGAAATGTGAAGTTCACAGCTCAGACCTGGATGTTTTCATTAATGCGCTGAAGAGAGTGGCTGACGATGTGCGCTCAGTACCAGAGGAAAAAG TTCCCTGGTTTCCCCGGCAGATAAAAGACCTGGACAGCTGCAACATGTTAATAACCAAATATGATCCAGATATGGACCAGGACCATCCA ggcTACAGTGACCTAGAATACAGAAAGAGACGGGCTTTCATCGCTGAGCTTGCCTTCAGATACAAACA AGGGGACCCGTTGCCCACTGTGGAGTACACAGCAGAAGAAGTTTCCACATG GAGGGAGGTTTACCAGCGGTTGTGGAGCATCTACCCCAACCTGGCCTGCAGGCAGTTCCTGGACGGGCTAGAGCAACTGGAGAAAGAGTGCGGCTACGGAGAAGATCACATCCCTCAGCTCGGGCAGGTGTCCGCCTTCCTGAAAG AGAAAACTGGTTTCCAGTTGCGTCCAGTAGCCGGCCTGCTCTCAGCCAGAGACTTCCTCGCCAGTTTGGCCTTCAGGGTGTTTCAGTGCACGCAGTACATCCGACACTCCTCTGCACCCATGCACTCCCCCGAACC GGACTGCTGCCATGAACTCCTCGGCCATATTCCCATGCTGACAGATAAAGAATTTGCCCAGTTCTCACAG gAAATTGGCCTTGCCTCGCTTGGTGCTTCAGATGACGACATTGAGAAATTGTCAACG CTGTACTGGTTTACTGTGGAGTTTGGCCTCTGCAAACAGAACGGAAGCGTGAAAGCGTACGGCGCTGGACTCCTCTCCTCTTATGGAGAGCTTGTT TACGCTCTGTCTAACAAGCCAGAGTACAAACCGTTTAACCCAGAAGAGACAGCAGTGCAGCCGTACCAGGACCAAACCTACCAGCCTGTTTACTTTGTCTCGGAGAGCTTTGAGGATGCAAAGACTAAGCTGAg GAGGTACTCTGCAACCATCAAGCGTCCCTTTGCAGTCCACTACGACCCCTTTACCTGCAGTGTGGATGTTTTGGATCAGCCCAGCAAGATCCAAAATGCCCTGAGCCAGATGAGAGAAGACCTGAAGACGGTGCACAGTGCCTTGGAGAAGCTCAGCTTATCTTAA